CATATCCACAGCTTTGCCGCGACCATTCTGGACCGCGTCTTTCTGCTCGCCGGGCGACGGGAACTGCTGGATATCCGCCTGCACCACCCGGAGCGGGTCACCGATCGGGTCGCGGCCGGGCAGGGCTTCCTGTTGCTCGGCTCGCATCTGGGCAGCTTCGAGATCCTGCGCGCACTCGCCATCGAGGAGGCGCGGATGCCGCTGAAGATCCTCATGTCTCCGACCCACAACCGCATCATCACCGAGCTGCTGCACGCCTTGAACCCGGCGATCGCCGACTCGGTGATCTCGCTCGCCTCGCCGCAGCCCCTCCTGGCCGTTGCGGAAAACCTACAGGCCGGCCGGATCGTCGGCCTGCTCGGGGATCGCCACATGCCGGGCGAGCCGACGGAGATGTGTGACTTTCTCGGCCGTCGCGCGGCCTTTCCGACCGGCCCGCTGAGCCTGGCCGCAGTGACCGGCGTGCCCGTGATCCTGCCCTTCGGGATCTATCGCGGCGGCAACCGGTACGACGTCTATTT
The sequence above is drawn from the Thiocapsa rosea genome and encodes:
- a CDS encoding lipid A biosynthesis acyltransferase, translating into MTDWSSQGERGSPFAVRLILWIALHLGRAPARGLLYPITLYFLVKAGPQRRASRRFLTHVLGRPARLSDIARHIHSFAATILDRVFLLAGRRELLDIRLHHPERVTDRVAAGQGFLLLGSHLGSFEILRALAIEEARMPLKILMSPTHNRIITELLHALNPAIADSVISLASPQPLLAVAENLQAGRIVGLLGDRHMPGEPTEMCDFLGRRAAFPTGPLSLAAVTGVPVILPFGIYRGGNRYDVYFEVLAERIQLDRARRKASLQEWIQRYADRLAHYSREAPENWFNFYDFWEEDDGPKTPSRADR